From Musa acuminata AAA Group cultivar baxijiao chromosome BXJ3-8, Cavendish_Baxijiao_AAA, whole genome shotgun sequence, one genomic window encodes:
- the LOC135644157 gene encoding transposon Tf2-1 polyprotein, translating into MKRELKRKYLPHNYRQEIFLKIHDFKQKDLSVEEYTAEFDNLMLKGELVEPEEQTIARYLGGLKYEIAKVVQLQPYWSLNDVSKLALKVEKQQKFEKSFRYSSKEGYTKGGSSKPTVQSKVISKVQEKGEESAGSKKTHNSSTPSGRKCFKCHGFGHIASDCPNRRIVTLVEDHSDGGEDETDNEPKYDDDEEEITYADHGLSIVLQRSLQVSYVADDESWVRKNVFHTKCTSLGKVCLVIIDSGSFENVVSLEMVQKLKLDTIPHPHPYQLCWLQKGNDIKVTKRCLVSFSIGKYYKDKVWCDVAPMDACHLLLGRPWHYDRRVLYDGYKHTYSFKVNEKKIILAPLQPSEISAPKKEVSAFISYRECRYELDKGGHVLALMVVEENEQHKETPKIMQPILEEFQDVIPEEIPHGLPPLRDIQHHIDLIPGAVLPNKAAYRMSPKEHEELQRQVDELVKKGLIRESMSPCAVPALLVPKKDGSWRMCVDSRTINKITMDYRFPIPRLDDLLDQLCGACIFSKIDLRSGYHQIRMRPGDEWKTAFKTREGLYEWLVMPFGLSNAPSTFMRFMNHILKPFIGIFVVVYFDDILVYSKSEEEHMSHLKEIFLILRQQKLYANLNKCDFFTSSVVFLGYVVSKDGIMMDQSKVEAILNWPTPASLHDVRSFHGLTSFYRRFIKSFSSIVAPITECLKCDKFKWTSEANDAFELLKRKVTEAPILVLPNFDNVFEVECDASNVGIGALLPAFERLPEAQLVLT; encoded by the coding sequence atgaaaagggagctaaagagaaaatatttacctcataattatagacaagagatctttctcaaaatacatgatttcaagcaaaaagatcttagtgtggaggagtacactgcagaatttgataatttgatgttaaaaggagagcttgtggaaccggaagagcaaacaattgcaagatacttgggaggtctgaagtatgagattgctaaagttgttcagctacagccatattggtctttaaatgatgtgagcaagctggcattaaaagttgaaaagcaacagaagtttgaaaagagttttcggtatagctcaaaagaaggctacacaaaaggaggaagttccaagcctactgtccaaagcaaggtgatatcgaaggtgcaagaaaagggtgaagaatctgctggcagcaaaaaaacacataattcttctaccccaagtggtcgaaaatgcttcaaatgtcatggttttgggcatatcgcatcagattgtccaaataggaggattgtaactttggttgaagatcatagtgatggaggagaagatgaaactgacaacgaaccaaaatacgatgatgatgaggaagagattacttatgctgatcatggtttgtctattgtattgcaacgtagtttacaagtgtcatatgtggccgacgatgaaagttgggtgagaaaaaatgtgtttcacactaaatgcacttctcttggcaaggtgtgcttggtgatcatcgacagtggcagttttgagaacgtggtttctttggaaatggtgcagaagctgaagttggatacgatccctcatccacatccataccaattatgttggttgcaaaaaggaaatgacatcaaggtaactaaaagatgtttagtttcattttctattggcaagtattataaagataaagtgtggtgtgatgttgcccctatggatgcttgtcatttactattgggaagaccttggcattatgatagaagagtgttgtatgatggttataaacatacttattcttttaaagtgaatgaaaagaagattatcttagctccattacaaccttccgaaatcagtgcgccaaagaaggaagttagtgcttttatttcttatagagaatgcagatatgaattggacaagggcggtcatgttttggccctaatggtagtagaggagaacgaacaacataaggagacaccaaaaatcatgcaaccaatcctagaagaatttcaagatgttataccggaagagattccacatggccttccacctttgagagacattcaacatcacattgatcttattccgggggctgttctacctaataaggctgcgtacagaatgagtcctaaagaacatgaagaacttcaaaggcaagttgatgaattagtgaaaaaggggttaattcgggagagcatgagtccctgtgcagttccagccttgttggtgcctaagaaagatggttcttggagaatgtgcgtggacagtcgcaccatcaacaaaatcacaatggactatcgctttcctattccaaggttagatgacttacttgatcaattgtgtggtgcttgtattttctcaaaaattgatttgaggagtggctatcaccaaataagaatgaggcccggagatgagtggaaaacagcgtttaaaactagagaaggcttatatgaatggttggttatgccatttggactatctaatgctcctagcacattcatgagatttatgaatcacatacttaagccattcattggaatatttgttgttgtttattttgacgatatattggtgtacagcaagagtgaagaggagcatatgagtcatctgaaagaaatctttcttattttgaggcagcaaaaactttatgctaatctaaacaaatgtgatttctttacttctagtgtggtgtttttggggtatgttgtttcaaaagatggaatcatgatggatcaaagtaaggtggaagctattctcaattggccaacacctgcttcattacatgatgtgaggagtttccatggcttaacatctttttatagaagattcatcaagagtttcagctctattgtcgctccaatcaccgaatgtctgaaatgtgacaaattcaaatggactagtgaggctaacgatgcttttgagcttttgaaaagaaaggttactgaggctcctatcttagttctaccaaattttgataatgtgtttgaagttgaatgtgatgcatctaatgtgggaattggtgct